In the Candidatus Acidiferrales bacterium genome, one interval contains:
- a CDS encoding ABC transporter permease: MPDNSKLKLGWSQAAISLREATNLAFDTLRAHKLRTFLTLLGVILAVTTLVSVMSVLNGLNLYVATKIANLGSNAFVVDRIGIITNYDDFLKANKRPPLRMEDYNALKDNLQYARRVAAEENTIQDVHRNEQLMEDVTVIGATPEFAEVRDFDIASGRFFTQADEDHRTPVCFIGNDLVTHLFPGVDPLGRELRVGSQQCQVIGTAKPLGTLLGQTQDSFVMLPLTTYRNVFMAADDSVTFFVEAITTDAMPAAEDEARVLLRARRHVRVQDPDNFGIIEPSSITDLWKSLTGNIFGIAVWLTSVFLVVGGIVIMNIMLASVTERTREIGLRKSLGARRRHIVLQFLMESSILSATGGLLGVLLALGIAMLVRALSPLPISTPLQAVLIALALSTGVGLFFGIYPAVRASRLDPIEALRAEA; the protein is encoded by the coding sequence ATGCCGGACAATTCAAAACTGAAGCTCGGCTGGAGTCAGGCGGCGATATCTCTGCGCGAGGCGACGAATCTCGCCTTCGATACGCTGCGCGCGCACAAGCTGCGGACCTTCCTGACGCTCTTGGGCGTGATTCTCGCCGTCACGACGCTCGTTTCGGTTATGAGCGTCCTCAACGGACTCAACCTCTACGTCGCCACCAAGATCGCCAATCTGGGCTCGAACGCCTTTGTCGTTGACCGCATCGGAATCATCACCAACTACGACGACTTCCTGAAGGCCAATAAGCGCCCTCCTCTCCGCATGGAGGACTACAATGCGCTCAAAGATAATTTGCAATACGCACGCAGAGTTGCCGCGGAAGAAAACACCATCCAGGATGTGCATCGCAATGAACAACTGATGGAAGACGTCACCGTCATTGGCGCGACGCCAGAATTCGCCGAGGTTCGCGATTTTGACATCGCCAGCGGCCGGTTCTTCACCCAAGCCGATGAGGACCATCGCACGCCCGTCTGCTTCATCGGAAATGACCTGGTCACGCATCTTTTCCCCGGTGTTGACCCGCTTGGCCGCGAACTGCGCGTGGGCTCGCAGCAATGCCAGGTGATCGGGACAGCCAAGCCGCTCGGGACGCTCCTGGGCCAGACGCAGGATAGCTTTGTGATGCTGCCGCTTACGACCTACCGCAACGTTTTCATGGCCGCCGACGATTCCGTCACATTTTTTGTCGAAGCTATCACCACCGACGCGATGCCCGCTGCCGAAGACGAAGCGCGCGTGCTTTTGCGTGCCCGCCGGCATGTGCGCGTCCAGGATCCGGACAATTTCGGCATCATCGAGCCTTCTTCCATCACGGACTTGTGGAAGAGCCTGACCGGAAACATTTTTGGAATCGCCGTCTGGCTGACAAGCGTTTTCCTCGTGGTCGGTGGCATCGTGATTATGAACATCATGCTCGCCAGCGTCACGGAGCGCACGCGCGAAATCGGTTTGCGCAAATCTCTCGGCGCCCGGCGCCGCCACATTGTGCTGCAATTCTTGATGGAATCATCCATCCTGTCTGCGACTGGCGGACTACTCGGTGTTTTGCTCGCGCTGGGGATCGCCATGCTCGTGCGCGCACTTTCACCCTTGCCCATTTCCACGCCACTTCAGGCCGTACTGATTGCGCTGGCGCTCTCCACCGGTGTGGGTTTATTTTTCGGAATCTATCCTGCTGTCCGCGCGTCGCGTCTCGATCCCATCGAGGCGTTGCGCGCTGAGGCTTAA
- a CDS encoding antibiotic biosynthesis monooxygenase produces the protein MYARLTQYHVVPERLKHFQASFQTAVSHAREQRGYRALIALRGDASATSVEVRIISIWNSIEDLQAVEQNFYFYQALAKVMASSKGFPLIEGQEVLAADFGGQPGTRNDPSMSSEETQF, from the coding sequence ATGTACGCGCGTCTGACGCAATACCACGTCGTCCCCGAAAGACTTAAGCACTTCCAGGCTTCCTTCCAGACGGCCGTCTCGCATGCGCGCGAACAGCGAGGCTATCGCGCACTCATAGCACTGCGCGGCGACGCCAGCGCAACCTCAGTCGAAGTTCGCATTATCTCCATCTGGAACTCCATCGAAGACCTTCAGGCAGTCGAGCAGAATTTCTATTTCTATCAGGCGCTGGCCAAGGTGATGGCTTCCTCGAAGGGATTTCCGCTGATTGAAGGACAGGAGGTCCTCGCGGCGGACTTTGGAGGCCAACCCGGCACCCGCAACGATCCCAGCATGTCCTCCGAAGAAACACAATTCTAA